The following are encoded together in the Montipora foliosa isolate CH-2021 chromosome 12, ASM3666993v2, whole genome shotgun sequence genome:
- the LOC137979234 gene encoding ribokinase-like — MAGGGGNFDVVVVGSCMTDLVSYVPRLPRPGETIHGSKFSMGFGGKGANQCVMAARLGAKTAMVAKVGNDSFGERYIENFKRNGVNTDHVGVTREASTGVAPIAVNASGENSIIIVSGANDILSEDDVRNARSIIASASVCVCQLEINPEVTHFTLSLAKKAGVQTIFNPAPASAWLDYYYYRLSDVFCANESEAELLTGLSVKTIDDAEKAVIMILERGAGRAVITLGSKGSVIGTQENPMPKHIPVTAADPVDSTGAGDAFIGAMAFYMAKFKMLPFEEIVRRAGEIARTSVLNPGTQTSYLTRKELCPSLFSEFVTRGRVAST; from the exons ATGGCCGGAGGCGGAGGAAATTTCGATGTCGTTGTTGTTGGATCCTGCATGACTGACCTCGTTAG CTATGTCCCAAGGCTGCCTAGACCTGGCGAAACCATCCACGGGTCAAAATTCTCAATGGGCTTTGGAGGAAAGGGTGCTAATCAATGTGTTATGGCAGCTCGCCTTGGCGCAAAAACCGCGATGGTTGCGAAA GTAGGGAATGATTCGTTTGGAGAGAGGTACattgaaaattttaaacgaAATGGAGTTAATACAG ATCATGTAGGAGTTACTAGAGAGGCATCAACAGGAGTTGCACCGATTGCTGTCAATGCAAGTG GAGAGAATTCCATAATCATTGTCAGTGGGGCTAATGATATTTTATCAGAAGATGATGTCAGAAATGCAAGGTCAATAATAGCTTCAGCGTCAGTGTGTGTTTGTCAGCTTGAAATAAATCCCGAAGTTACTCATTTTACTCTCTCCCTTGCAAAGAAGGCAGGAG TGCAAACAATATTCAATCCTGCTCCTGCCTCTGCTTGgttagattattattattacagattAAGTGACGTCTTTTGTGCAAATGAAAGTGAG GCAGAGCTCTTGACTGGGTTATCAGTAAAGACAATAGATGATGCAGAAAAAGCCGTGATCATGATACTGGAAAGGGGAGCTGGTCGAGCAGTAATAACGTTAGGCAGTAAAGGATCTGTGATAGGAACGCAGGAGAATCCAATGCCAAAACACATCCCAGTTACAGCTGCAGACCCAGTAGACTCAACA GGAGCAGGGGATGCCTTCATAGGAGCAATGGCATTTTATATGGCAAAATTCAAGATGCTTCCGTTTGAGGAAATTGTCCGCAGAGCAGGCGAAATAGCAAGAACGTCGGTACTTAATCCAGGAACACAAACAAGTTACCTGACCAGAAAAGAACTTTGTCCTAGTCTCTTTAGCGAGTTTGTAACAAGGGGCAGAGTGGCTTCAACGTGA